One segment of bacterium DNA contains the following:
- a CDS encoding superoxide dismutase has product MHQLSPLPYAFDALEPYIDARTMEIHHGKHHATYVAKLNDALAKYPELQAKPLGDLLANLDAVPAEIRGAVRNHGGGHFNHSIFWKVMKKNGGGEPKGDVLQAIQSAFGSFAEFKEKFSQAALGVFGSGWAWLNFRDGALSISASPNQDNPLMTATGIPVLGLDVWEHAYYIHYQNRRPDYVEAWWNVVNWDQVAENFSEVKK; this is encoded by the coding sequence ATGCACCAATTATCACCGTTGCCATACGCGTTCGATGCGCTCGAGCCATACATAGACGCGCGAACAATGGAAATCCATCACGGAAAGCATCACGCCACGTACGTCGCCAAATTGAACGACGCGCTGGCGAAATACCCAGAATTGCAAGCAAAGCCCCTGGGCGATCTGCTTGCGAATCTTGATGCGGTCCCTGCAGAGATTCGCGGCGCTGTCCGTAATCATGGTGGAGGCCATTTCAATCACTCCATTTTCTGGAAGGTAATGAAAAAGAATGGCGGAGGCGAGCCGAAGGGCGATGTTTTGCAGGCAATCCAGTCCGCCTTCGGTTCCTTTGCCGAATTCAAGGAAAAGTTTTCCCAGGCTGCGCTGGGCGTGTTCGGCTCCGGCTGGGCGTGGTTGAATTTCCGCGATGGAGCGCTTTCTATCTCCGCATCCCCGAACCAGGACAATCCCCTGATGACTGCCACAGGAATTCCGGTTTTGGGACTTGATGTTTGGGAACACGCCTATTACATCCACTATCAAAACCGCCGGCCCGATTACGTGGAGGCCTGGTGGAACGTCGTCAACTGGGATCAGGTTGCAGAAAATTTCTCGGAGGTTAAGAAATAA